The genomic region GGTCTGGCGTTTTGTGAGGATTTTTCTCTTCTGTAGCAAACCGAGTCGAAGTTTTTGCGGCTCGACGGCGCTGCTTTTTCGCTCTCGGTTGGGCAAAATAGCTAGTGATTTGAAAACAACTGGCAATGAATATTGAGGTCATTGCACCAGCAGCAATACTAAACAAAATCCAGATTGACAGAGGTAATGCCTGAGTTTGTCCGCCTAAAAATACCAAAGACAGTACTGGTGTCCAGTTTTGCACTAGCAGTACCGTCAGACCTCCCAGTAATATCAATAAAAGAAAGAAGCGGATGGCAGCCATAATTTTGAGGGGTAAGGGGTGAGGAGTGAGGAGCGAGAGAAAGGGGAGAAAAGAGCTGAGAGCGACGCTTTAGTAAGCACCGTCAACAGTCATGCGAGGTGCAAGGGAAAGGGGAGCAACTACCAATTACCAATGCGCAATTTCCTCACTCCTCACTCCGGACTTCGTCCCGCTTCGCTAACACTCCTCGCTCCTTCCTACTCCCTATTATCGTCCTTGCCATCGTTCGAGTGGAATGCAGTCGATATCGAGTTGATCTAAGGTACGGGCAACGACAAAATCCACTAAGTCTTCGACGGTTTTTGGATTGTGATACCAAGCAGGGATTGCTGGCACAATTCTAGCGCCTGCCTCCGCTAACGTGGTGAGGTTGCGGAGGTGAATCAGACTAAAGGGGGTTTCTCTAGGCACGACAATTAGCTTGCGCCCTTCTTTCAACTGGACATCAGCAGCGCGTTCGAGCAAGTCGGAACTCAAACCATTGGCAAGCTTTGCTACCGTACTCATACTACAAGGCATGACTATCATTCCCAGCGTACGAAACGAGCCACTGGCAATGTTAGCGCCGACATCTCCCCAAGGATAGCAGCGGAGTTTTCCTAGAGATTCTACCCTTGCCTGCTGTCGCCAAAATTGTTCTTGTTGCAAGGGTTCTACAGGCATCCGAATATTTTGTTCCGCTTGCCAGACCATGTAGGTTGATTTGGAGGCAACTAGCTCGATCTCATAGTCTGCCTCCAAGAGATATTTCACCGCTCGGACGGCATAAATTAACCCCGATGCCCCGCTTACACCCAGGATTAGCGGTAGATTATTCCTCATCGTCAAAATACGTGTCTGAGTCGTCGCTCAAGTCGTTATCGAGGGGTGAGGTGTCCTCTAGCCGATCGCCACTAAGCATTCGATCGCCGTTGACTGTCACTAAGTCGATTTGCTGGCGGTAGTAGTCTACGCTCTTGACTTGCACGGAAACGCGATCGCCTAAACGATATGCAGCACGGTTTTTCCGTCCAAATAAAGCTTGTTGTCTGCCGCGATACTCGTACCAGTCATCTTTAAGAGAACTGACGTGGACTAAACCTTCGACTCGCAACGTTCTGCCTTTAGTGTCGGAGACTTCTATTTCCACGAAAAAGCCGTAGGACTGGACTCCGGTAATAATGCCTTCAAACACGTCGCCGATGCGCTGTTTCATCAGTTGAGCTTTTTGTAACCCAACTAAATCGTCTTCGGCTTCCTGAACTTCCTTGTCTCGCTCGTTCAACTGCGCGATTGCACCTGCGATATAAACTTCTAGCTCCTGCTGCGTTTCTGGAGGCAAGACATTCCAGCCAATTTTGCCATGAGAGGAGCTATGACGTAAATTTATGCTGTCTTTTGCCCGTGTAGTCCGACGATCGCGCCCTTGCTCGAATACTGTATGTAAGACTCGCTGAACGATTAGATCGGCAAACCGCCGCAAGGGAGCGTGAGAGTGGGTGTAGCCAGGTAGAGCCAAGCTAAAGTATGGCTGGAATTTACTGCTGTAGGCACTCGGCTTCAGCGTATCCCGTAACAAATAAGTCAAGACTTGTTCTGCTTGGGGCGATCGCGCAAACTGCTCGGTAAATTCTTGGTAGTCTCCTGCATGGACGGTATCTTCTCGATCTAAGCCCAGCTCTACTCCTAAGTTAGCTGCTAGCTTGATTGTTTCTTGCACGTCTTCGACATCGGGAGGCGGTTGAATGCGATAAATCGCAGGCACGCCCAAAGCGTTTAGATGCTCGGCAACAACTTGATTTGCTAATAAAAGCAACTCAGTGACCAATTCGGAGAGTTTGGGTTCTCCTTGAGTCAGGACTCCTAACCTGCCTTCGTCGTAGTAGGAGTACTGACGGGGTGGTAAGTTGAGGGCAAAGCTACCTCTAGCTTGTCTTTGCTCTTGCAAAGCTTTGCTTAATACTGCTAGCTGCCCTACTTTTTCTACCACTGCGGCTGGTAGTCCTAGTTCTGCGGTGCGATCGTTCAGAATATTCTCTACAACTTCAGCATCGAGTTGGTAATCGACTTGGATCGCGCTCGGTTGAATTTCAAACTCCACGATTTGTCCGGTTGCTGCATCCAAAGTCAGCAGAACGGAAATGGCACGGCGATCGCTTTCTGGCTCGAATGCACTCCGTTGCGCTACCGCATCGGGGAATAAAGGCAGAATTTTTTCTCCCAGGTAAACACTGCTGGAACGTTTCAACCCTTCACGATCTAAAGGCGTATCTGGTTCGATAAAGTAGGCAAGATCGGCAGTATGAACTCCTAATTGCCACTGTCCCGTCGTCGTTTTTTCCAAAGTAAAAGCATTTTCAACATAGGTCGTATCGTCCGCTGACTCTCGGAAACTTAAGGTGAGGAGCGGACGCAGATCGCTTCTGGTTTTGAATTCTTTGCGGCTAATTTGAGCTGGTAATTCGACCGCTGCTTCAAGCACGGATGAGGAAAAGGCGCGGGGTAAGTTGTGCTTGCACGACACCAACTCTACATCTGAGGCGGCTTCGGCATCGCTGCCTAAAACTTGTACGACTCTACCTAAAGGAGGATATTGGGCAATGGGATAGCGGAGGATTTCTACATGTACCAAATAGTCAATCGCTTGTGCTAAGTCGTGACCGTCGGGTTGCAGTTCGATTTCAAATAGGAGGCGATCGTCTAGAGGAACAGCTCTAAAATTAGTATCTGTTTGCTTGATTCTTGCTAACAGACTTTGATTTGCCCGTTCTAAAATGAGTTGGACTTCGCCTTCGGGACTGCGACGACGACTACCTTCTTTCGTCAGTTTCACTAAAACGCGATCGCCATTCCAAGCATTACTTAGATGGCTTTCGCGAATGTAGATATCTTCTGCTCCCTCAGCTTCTTGAATTGCAAAGCAAAAACCTTTACTAGAACAACGAAGTTTAGCCTCAATTGTTCCTTCTTCTCTTACCCGACGATACTTACCGTGTTCCTTAACCAAAACGCCGATTTTTTCTAGTACGTCTAGGGCAATAAATAACCTTTGAATACTACTTTCGTCTTGATAATCTAGTTTTTTTTCTAGGGCTTTTGCTGCAACTAATTTATCACTTGTGAAATTACCTAGTAGTGTAGCGATTGAAAACTCCATGTAGCGAGCCGACCTCCGGTCAAAATATCATACTTCTTGTTGTCTGGGTTAGGCAGTCAGCTATCTCTGACTGCCTGTGGAAAATAGGCTTTTTCCTTTTATCTCTACCATTAGCCAGATCTTTACCACTGGGCGCAACTTTGGCTTTGGTAGGGTGAAACAGTTGGGACTTCTAACAGCAGTATCTCACCCAACTCCCAAAATAACCTTTGTTACTAGGAAAGGCGAGAGGGTTGCATCATCAAGGTCTATACTCTACACAACGGATGTAGTAATGCTGCGTGCGAGTCGGTCGCCTCTCACCAACAGATATATAGCCACAAATAAATCGCAGCTAGGCAGTGAGATAACGAGGATTGAAGTGTCAAAAGATGTAACACTTGTGATGCAGTAGGATTTGCCCGATTGAGTTGAAATACCATTTACTCAGTTTTGTTACACTCTCTTCAAAAAGTCGGTAACATTTGAGTAAGCAGTACGCCATCTACTAAAATTGGCTATCCCCATTCTATTTTAGGAAACAAGCGACATATAGGAAAGAGAGTCAGTTGTCAGTTGTCAGCGACCAGTGACCAGCGACCAGCAAGCAGTTAACCTATAACCGTCTTCACGCAGTGTAGCGGAGCTTTTACTGTCTTCTCAATTTTGACTTCCGACTTCTGACTTCCCACTCACTACACCCTGATAGCGCCAGTTGCTTCAACGGAGGGAACCGCCTCACCGCACTGGCTCCCCCACACCCCACACCCTTGTTCACACACTACTCACTACTCACTCATGCTCGATGACAAAAGCTTAATTTCAGAGTTATTGACAATTTATCAGGGTAAGTTTGTCGTGCGGGTAGCGGTACAGGTTGATGGTATTGTTCGTGCTACTGGGATGGCAACAGCAGAAACGCTGGAAGCAGCAGAAGATAAGGCGAGAGAAAGAGCGATCGCTTGTTTCAACCACGATTTTATCGCACCGATTGCCCCAAAAAATCAAACAATTCCTGCATTACCTACGCCACCAGGAATACCTGTGGCGCAACCAGCTGCATCTCTATCTGAACCCAGCAATTCTTCTAGTCCTCCTACTCCGACTAAATCGCAGTTAGATTTTAGCTACACGTCAGAATTAGAACCCCCTACAAAAGAACAAAAATCGACTTCCATCAGTACTGGTGGTAGAGGCAAAAGTAAATCATTAGCCACCAATCCCGAACCACCACTGGAAACAGATATTTTTGGCGGCGATTTTGCTGCTGACTTATTCGCTACTAGTAGCAGTAAACCGCCTTTATCCAAAGACAATTATGAAAGCGCAGATTTGTCCTCTAATTATGAATCTCTAGCGATCGCAGATGATACAACAATAGAAGAAACTCAATCATCTGCGGACTTAGCTACGGAATTACAAAAGATTGAGGTCAAACTGAAGGAAGCAAAGCTGAAGGCAAACGACGAGCGCGAATGTTTGGAAACTAACTACGGTAAAGGGTCGCGCTACGAGTTAACAGCCCTACAAGCACGGGACTTCAATCGCTATTTGGAGTTATACAGTCAAACAACTCAAGCCGTCAAAGAGCTACAGGAACTTGGATGGGATGCTAAAGAAGGACCTAAATACTTGCAAGCAGAATATAGTAAGAATAAGCGACATCAATTGACCGAGCGGGAATTACAGGGATTTTTGGACTATTTGCAAACCGAACGCGATCGCATTGATACATCGCATTGAGATAAAGTGTGAAGCCAGCAGTCGTAGGGGCGGGTTTAGCAAATAGATGGACAACCGAAGTAGTTTTTCTTTGGTCAAAACCCGCCCTTACACAATCCATTGTGAATTGAGTTGTCTCCTATCAACCAACCGCCGCCATCGGTCGTCTACCAACAGCTTTCTTGTCGATAACTTGATCGATCAAACCATAATCCATCGCTTCTTGGGGCGACATAAAGAAATCTCGCTCTGTATCTTGCTCGATCCTTTCTAGCGGTTGACCTGTATGTTCGGCTAAATGCTCGTTCAACTTCCGCTTGTGGTACAAGATTTCTTTAGCTTGAATTTCGATGTCAGTGGCTTGTCCCTGTGCGCCACCGAGAGGTTGATGGATCATGATGCGCGAATTTGGCAGGCTCATGCGCTTTCCTTTTGTACCAGCACTGAGTAGAAAAGCCCCCATACTGGCTGCCAATCCCGTACAAATGGTACTAACATCGGGGCGGATGTGCTTCATCGTATCAAAAATACCCATTCCCGCCGTCACCGAGCCACCAGGAGAGTTGATATAGAGATAGATGTCTTTCTCGCCATCCTCAGCATCCAAATACAACAACTGGGCAACAATCAAATTAGCCAAGTTAGAATCAATGGCTTGTCCTAGAAAGATAATCCGTTCCCGCAGCAAGCGAGAGTAGATATCAAAAGCGCGTTCCCCGCGTCCAGATTGTTCGATAACAATAGGAATCATTCGGTTAGTCTGTTGTGAGTTTTCTTCATTTTATCTATTAAGAAGGGGTGAGGAGCGAGGAGCGAGGAGTGAGGGAAATTTTAGATTTTGGATTTTAGATTGAATTTCTCCCTTGTCCGCCTTGTCTCTTTTGTCTCCTTGTCTCTTTTGTCTCCCTATCCTTTCCTCTCTCCTCATCCCTCACTCCTCGCTCCTTTTCGATAGACTGGCAGTGAAGGCAACCACAATTTAACCATGACTAATCGTCTGGCTCAAACTCAAAGCCTCTATCTCCGCAAGCACGCTGAAAATCCGATTGACTGGTGGTTTTGGTGTGATGAGGCTTTGGCAAAGGCAAAAGCAGAAAATAAGCCAATCTTTCTGTCGATTGGTTATTCTAGCTGTCATTGGTGTACGGTCATGGAGGGAGAAGCTTTTTCCGATCCTGCCGTGGCAGAATACTTAAATGCTAATTTTTTGCCAATTAAGGTAGATCGAGAAGAACGTCCCGATATTGACAGTATCTACATGCAAGCCTTGCAGATGATGACTGGTCAAGGGGGTTGGCCTTTAAATATCTTTCTCGCGCCAGAAGATTTAGTTCCATTTTATGGTGGAACTTATTTTCCCTTAGAACCGCGATACGGTAGACCGGGATTTTTACAGGTTTTGCAAGCGCTGCGCCGTTATTACGATACCGAAAAACAGGATCTGCGATCGCGCCAGGAAGCAATTCTCGAAGCTATCCAGCAAGCTGCTATTCTCCCCAATACTCAGCCATTAGATGGCGAACTGTTGCGCCAAGGTGTGGAAACCAGTACGGGAATTATTACAGGCGGCGACTACGGAACTAAATTTCCCATGATTCCTTATGCTGACTTAGCTTTACGGGGGTGGCGTTTCTATCCTGTCTGGAAAGATAATTTTCGCTACAATCTCCCAGAATCTTGTACTCAGCGTGGTATCGATCTAGCGTTGGGTGGAATTTACGACCATGTAGGAGGCGGTTTCCATCGTTACACCGTCGATCCAACTTGGACAGTTCCCCACTTTGAAAAGATGCTCTACGATAATGGGCAAATTGTCGAGTATTTAGCAAATTTGTGGAGTGCGGGAGTACGAGAACCAGCTTTTGAAAGGGCGATCGCGCTGACTGTAAAATGGTTGCAGCGAGAAATGACGGCTCCTGAAGGTTATTTTTATGCCGCTCAAGATGCTGATAATTTCACGCATCCAAAAGAGGCAGAGCCAGAAGAAGGAGCTTTTTATGTTTGGAGTTACAGTGAATTAGAAAACATCCTGACTCCAGCAGAATTAACTGCCCTACAAGCAGAATTTACCGTCACTCCCCAAGGCAATTTTGAAGGCAAAAATGTTTTACAACGCCGTCAAGTTGGTATTTTAAGCGAGACAGTAGAATCAGCTTTGAAAAAACTGTTTCAAGTGCGCTACGGTTCTACAGTTGAAGAATTAGAGATTTTCCCTCCTGCTAGAAATAACCAAGAAGCAAAAACTCAAACCTGGGCGGGGAGAATTCCCCCTGTCACCGATACCAAAATGATTGTTGCCTGGAATAGTCTGATGATTTCAGGTTTAGCAAGAGCTGCTGTCGTATTCCAACAAGATAATTATTTAGAACTGGCTGTTCGTGCAGCAAATTTCATTTTAGAAAATCAGTGGGTAGATGGGCGTTTTCATCGCCTCAATTACGACGGTAAAGCTACTGTCATGGCGCAGTCGGAAGATTATGCCCAATTTATTAAAGCATTGTTGGATTTACATCAGGCATCGCATGTAGAGACGTTACATGTAACGTCTCTACATTGGTTAGAAAAAGCGATCGCAGTTCAAGCAGAGTTTGATGAATTTTTGTGGAGTGTAGAACTAGGAGGTTATTTCAATACCGCTAAAGATGCGAGTCAGGAGTTAATTGTTAGAGAACGCAGCTATATGGATAATGCGACTCCGGCGGCGAATGGAGTGGCGATCGCCAATCTCGTGCGGTTAGCTCTACTGACGGAAGATCTAACTTATCTCGATCGCGCCGAGCAAGGGTTACAGGCTTTTAGCAGTGCCATGCACCAACACCCACAAGCTTGCCCCAGTCTATTCACTGCTTTTGATTGGTATTCTCACTGTACGACGATTCGGACTTCACAACAGCAAATTGAGACATTTTTAACACAGTATCTTCCTGCTGCCGTGCTAACTCTGGCGGATAACTTACCAGATTCCAGTGTTGGTTTAGTCTGTAAAGGTTTGACTTGTCTTGCACCTGCCGAAACCTTAGAAAAAATGCAAGAACAGATTCAACAAAGCCAGATGAGGGGGATTTAGGAAAATAGTGCGAATGAAATTCGCGTCTGCATAGGCAAAACCCGACGAGCGTAGGTTGAAATTCCATGAGTCCGCGCAGGCGGACTTTGTTTGTGTAGTCGCGATTTCTAATCGCCCAGCTTAATAGAATATAATTTCGTTTCTTTAGGAGATATACTTCCTCTGCCATACTATAGATGGGGTTCCAAATAGTGCATTAGTACTATTTGGCCAGTGGTAGGGAAGAGTTTCAAATCAATGTCTTACGAGCCGCTACACCATAAATATCGCCCTCAGACTTTTGCCGATTTGGTAGGTCAAGAGGCGATCGCGACTACATTAACTCATGCGATCGAGCGACAGAAAATCGCCCCTGCCTATTTATTTACGGGTCCGAGGGGGACGGGAAAAACTTCTAGCGCTCGGATTTTAGCAAAATCGCTGAACTGCCTCAATAGCAACAAACCAACAGCTCAACCCTGTGGTGTCTGTGTCGTGTGTCAAGGAGTTGCTAAAGGTGCGACTCTAGATGTGATTGAAATCGATGCTGCCAGTAACACGGGCGTAGATAATGTTAGAGAATTGATCGAACGCGCCCAATTTGCCCCCGTCCAGTGTCGTTACAAAGTGTACGCGATCGACGAATGCCACATGCTCAGTACGGCGGCGTTTAATGCCCTACTAAAGACATTGGAGGAGCCGCCAGCGCATGTCGTATTTGTCCTAGCTACCACCGATCCCCAACGAGTCTTACCAACAATTATTTCGCGCTGCCAAAGGTTTGATTTTCGCCGCATACCTCTAGACGCGATGATAGGGCATTTAAGCGCGATCGCAACTAAAGAAAGCATTGATATTACCCCAGAAGCCATACATTTAGTTGCATCCTTTGCGCAGGGAGGGTTGCGGGATGCCGAAAGTTTACTCGATCAGTTGAGCTTATTCGCTGGGGTCATAACTGTAGAGCGAATTTGGGATTTAGTTGGTTCTGTCGCTGAGCCGGACTTGCTAGAAATTTTACAGGCGATCGCACAGAGCCAGCCAGAAGCATTACTCGATGCCGTGCGTCGAATTATGGATCGGGGTAGGGAACCGTTGACGCTGCTGCAAAACTTGGCAGGTTTCTATCGCGATTTACTTGTGGCTAAAACCGCTCCCAACCGTAACGATCTCATCGCCGTTACTCCTGCAACATGGGATGCGCTTTGCACGCAAGCTAAAGCTTGGGATATTTCTAATATCTTGGTAGGACAACAGCACTTAGCTAAAAGTGAAGCCCAAA from Chroococcidiopsis sp. SAG 2025 harbors:
- a CDS encoding thioredoxin domain-containing protein; the protein is MTNRLAQTQSLYLRKHAENPIDWWFWCDEALAKAKAENKPIFLSIGYSSCHWCTVMEGEAFSDPAVAEYLNANFLPIKVDREERPDIDSIYMQALQMMTGQGGWPLNIFLAPEDLVPFYGGTYFPLEPRYGRPGFLQVLQALRRYYDTEKQDLRSRQEAILEAIQQAAILPNTQPLDGELLRQGVETSTGIITGGDYGTKFPMIPYADLALRGWRFYPVWKDNFRYNLPESCTQRGIDLALGGIYDHVGGGFHRYTVDPTWTVPHFEKMLYDNGQIVEYLANLWSAGVREPAFERAIALTVKWLQREMTAPEGYFYAAQDADNFTHPKEAEPEEGAFYVWSYSELENILTPAELTALQAEFTVTPQGNFEGKNVLQRRQVGILSETVESALKKLFQVRYGSTVEELEIFPPARNNQEAKTQTWAGRIPPVTDTKMIVAWNSLMISGLARAAVVFQQDNYLELAVRAANFILENQWVDGRFHRLNYDGKATVMAQSEDYAQFIKALLDLHQASHVETLHVTSLHWLEKAIAVQAEFDEFLWSVELGGYFNTAKDASQELIVRERSYMDNATPAANGVAIANLVRLALLTEDLTYLDRAEQGLQAFSSAMHQHPQACPSLFTAFDWYSHCTTIRTSQQQIETFLTQYLPAAVLTLADNLPDSSVGLVCKGLTCLAPAETLEKMQEQIQQSQMRGI
- a CDS encoding flavin prenyltransferase UbiX codes for the protein MRNNLPLILGVSGASGLIYAVRAVKYLLEADYEIELVASKSTYMVWQAEQNIRMPVEPLQQEQFWRQQARVESLGKLRCYPWGDVGANIASGSFRTLGMIVMPCSMSTVAKLANGLSSDLLERAADVQLKEGRKLIVVPRETPFSLIHLRNLTTLAEAGARIVPAIPAWYHNPKTVEDLVDFVVARTLDQLDIDCIPLERWQGR
- a CDS encoding ribonuclease R; translation: MEFSIATLLGNFTSDKLVAAKALEKKLDYQDESSIQRLFIALDVLEKIGVLVKEHGKYRRVREEGTIEAKLRCSSKGFCFAIQEAEGAEDIYIRESHLSNAWNGDRVLVKLTKEGSRRRSPEGEVQLILERANQSLLARIKQTDTNFRAVPLDDRLLFEIELQPDGHDLAQAIDYLVHVEILRYPIAQYPPLGRVVQVLGSDAEAASDVELVSCKHNLPRAFSSSVLEAAVELPAQISRKEFKTRSDLRPLLTLSFRESADDTTYVENAFTLEKTTTGQWQLGVHTADLAYFIEPDTPLDREGLKRSSSVYLGEKILPLFPDAVAQRSAFEPESDRRAISVLLTLDAATGQIVEFEIQPSAIQVDYQLDAEVVENILNDRTAELGLPAAVVEKVGQLAVLSKALQEQRQARGSFALNLPPRQYSYYDEGRLGVLTQGEPKLSELVTELLLLANQVVAEHLNALGVPAIYRIQPPPDVEDVQETIKLAANLGVELGLDREDTVHAGDYQEFTEQFARSPQAEQVLTYLLRDTLKPSAYSSKFQPYFSLALPGYTHSHAPLRRFADLIVQRVLHTVFEQGRDRRTTRAKDSINLRHSSSHGKIGWNVLPPETQQELEVYIAGAIAQLNERDKEVQEAEDDLVGLQKAQLMKQRIGDVFEGIITGVQSYGFFVEIEVSDTKGRTLRVEGLVHVSSLKDDWYEYRGRQQALFGRKNRAAYRLGDRVSVQVKSVDYYRQQIDLVTVNGDRMLSGDRLEDTSPLDNDLSDDSDTYFDDEE